From the genome of Cryptococcus neoformans var. neoformans B-3501A chromosome 1, whole genome shotgun sequence, one region includes:
- a CDS encoding hypothetical protein (Match to ESTs gb|CF184274.1|CF184274, gb|CF190130.1|CF190130, gb|CF184821.1|CF184821) yields MSLQGQLTTIPCGPFFYPVFTSGDLTATRAVVFIGGLTNGLGAVPFTYPLSDALGKAGWKLIQFHWSSAYGGYGTGSLDRDREEMQALVKYLKTTGGLSKVIIMGHSTGSQNVIHYLSSSINNDPAYHVDGGIMQAPVSDREVCAKDKPYCDYLSLAEEMVKKGRGHEIMPDEFCKKAGFGGVEMKMTAYRLWSLMGVGGDDDYFSADIPLEPTQPYVHSLSTSFGALTAPALALFSEKDAEWIVARPEDLLPKWADAANGKLEWRIIKGASHDVNEKEAQAVLCEDVLSWLRKFE; encoded by the exons ATGTCACTCCAAGGCCAGCTCACCACCATCCCCTGCGGGCCCTTCTTCTATCCAGTTTTCACTTCCGGTGACCTCACAGCCACCCGCGCTGTCGTCTTCATCGGCGGTCTCACAAACGGCCTCGGCGCAGTGCCCTTCACTTATCCCTTGAGCGATGCCCTAGGAAAAGCCGGGTGGAAACT GATTCAATTCCACTGGAGCTCAGCATACGGTGGCTACGGCACAGGTAGCTTGGACCGGGATCGAGAAGAAATGCAGGCCTTGGTCAAGTACTTGAAGACGACCGGCG GCTTATCCAAAGTTATTATCATGGGTCACTCGACAGGCTCCCAAAACGTCATACACtacctctcctcttccatcaatAACGACCCGGCCTACCACGTCGACGGCGGGATCATGCAAGCGCCCGTCTCTGACAGAGAAGTCTGTGCCAAAGATAAGCCATACTGCGACTACCTTTCCTTGGCAGAGGAGATGGtcaaaaagggaagggggCATGAAATCATGCCGGACGAGTTTTGCAAGAAGGCAGGATTTGGAGGGGtcgagatgaagatgacggcATATAGGCTCTGGAGTCTGATGGGCGTTGG TGGCGACGATGACTATTTCTCCGCCGACATCCCTCTCGAGCCCACCCAGCCATATGTCCACTCCCTCTCTACCTCCTTTGGTGCACTCACTGCCCCAGCATTAGCTCTCTTCTCCGAAAAAGACGCCGAATGGATCGTTGCACGCCCAGAAGACCTTCTTCCGAAGTGGGCAGATGCCGCTAATGGAAAACTGGAATGGCGCATTATTAAAGGGGCATCGCACGATGTAAACGAAAAGGAGGCTCAGGCGGTGCTTTGTGAAGATGTGTTGAGTTGGTTGAGAAAGTTTGAGTAG
- a CDS encoding hypothetical protein (HMMPfam hit to Glyco_hydro_16, Glycosyl hydrolases family 16, score: 64.6, E(): 2.6e-16) produces MIRLNIPLFAFSTTLIIALLPKAAAQTCNTTNLCPSAAPCCSEYGYCGTGSYCLGGCEPLYSHEVTSCRPNPICTSFKTEFTDLSRVQLNASLYDGNATAYDWVVNTGSLVASSDNDGARLILTQNNTGSKISSTRYIHYGTIDFTLQTSKWAGVVTAAITMSDVKDEIDWEWPGSNTDMVQTNYWFLGVANYSATEGASSSVSSDTAANFHTYTIDWQESYISWSIDGLLVRTVRKIDTISEDGTQYKFPSTPSRVQISIWPAGTDDNAQGTIDWAGGYIDWTNSDYLSNGYFWNTIKSVNISCAYDTASSGATGWAYSGNDTSGIPIVTITNASTLISAGRKRIVEVQTNSRGIGGVGLLVISGFAFFGGVALF; encoded by the exons ATGATACGCCTCAACATCCCTTTGTTCGCATTCAGCACCACACTCATCATCGCCCTCTTGCCAAAAGCTGCAGCCCAAACTTGCAACACCACCAACCTATGCCCATCTGCAGCACCTTGCTGTTCAGAGTACGGGTACTGTGGAACAGGCAGCTACTGTTTGGGAGGTTGCGAGCCGCTAT ACTCCCACGAAGTCACTTCATGCCGGCCAAATCCTATCTGTACCTCCTTCAAGACAGAATTTACTGACCTTAGCAGAGTTCAACTGAATGCATCTCTATACGACGGTAATGCCACAGCGTACGATTGGGTCG TTAACACGGGATCCCTGGTCGCTTCATCGGATAATGATGGAGCTCGTCTTATCCTAACCCAAAACAACACTGGCTCCAAGATATCTAGTACCCGTTACATCCACTACGGAACTATCGACTTTACTTTGCAGACGTCAAAATGGGCCGGTGTGGTGACAGCAGCAATCACAATGTCTGATGTCAAGGATGAAATAGATTGGGAATGGCCTGGGTCTAATACCGATATGGTGCAAACAAACTATTGGTTCTTGGGTGTCGCAAACT ACTCGGCGACGGAGGGTGCTTCCAGCTCGGTGTCTTCCGATACAGCTGCCAACTTTCACACCTACACT ATTGACTGGCAAGAGAGTTACATCAGTTGGAGTATTGATGGGTTACTGGTCCGTACAGTCAGGAAGATAGATACCATTTCTGAAGACGGGACACAATA TAAATTCCCCTCCACTCCATCTCGTGTTCAAATCTCCATTTGGCCCGCCGGCACGGACGACAATGCCCAGGGCACTATCGACTGGGCGGGGGGCTACATCGATTGGACAAACAGTGACTACCTGTCCAACGGGTATTTCTGGAACACCATCAAGAGTGTCAATATCAGCTGCGCATATGACACTGCTTCTTCTGGGGCGACGGGTTGGGCTTACTCTGGTAATGATACTTCAGGGATACCG ATTGTGACCATTACGAATGCGTCAACTCTGATCTCTGccggaaggaagaggattgtAGAAGTTCAGACCAATAGTCGGGGGATCGGTGGGGTGGGCCTGCTTGTCATCAGTGGCTTTGCATTTTTCGGAGGGGTAGCTCTCTTTTAA
- a CDS encoding hypothetical protein (Match to ESTs gb|CF186671.1|CF186671, gb|CF185926.1|CF185926, gb|CF185925.1|CF185925; HMMPfam hit to AA_permease, Amino acid permease, score: 451.9, E(): 6.6e-133): MSIERADCSLPYEKSSAEKDSGPHVYQGEAIVYPNDGSENVIPREEETHRALSPRQLSMIALGGAIGTGLVIGSGTSLARSGPASLFISYVVMGTVCCGVMMALGEMSTKYPSKKGFAGHATRCVDPAFGFCTALVYLCKYLIISPNQIVAGSLVIRYWNDSINGAAWVTIFIVFVIAINCLGVKWFGEIEFWLSFTKIITLTGLILLALIIDLGGVPGQERIGFRYWEHGRAFKAYKATGDLGKFLGFVNALVLALFAYIGTELIGVTVGEAKNPRKTVPSAIRKTFLRIIFFYVLSSLLVGMIVDSSSPLLAQAAKKGTSGGASASPFVVAIESAGIKVLPAIINACILIFTISAANSDQYIASRTLYGMAKDGSMPRIFTKCTSRGVPWVAFIFTAMFMGLAYLVASSDALSVFNYFVNSVTIFGGLTWISILSSHVAFMRGMKAQGISRDSLPYKSPFQPYFTYCSLFLTCLVCFFKGFDGFMPWDYKSFITNYIGIPIYVFAYIGFKVIRKTKAVKMWEMDLTTGAREFHDLNEETEEEQQYKSMSFKQKVIYQIKNW; encoded by the exons ATGAGTATCGAGCGCGCCGATTGTTCGTTGCCCTATGAGAAGTCATCAGCGGAGAAGGACTCTGGGCCTCACGTCTACCAAGGCGAAGCGATTGTCTACCCCAACGATGGAAGTGAGAATGTCATTccaagagaagaggagactCATAGGGCTTTGTCACCTCGACAACTGTCAATGATTGCCCTCGGGGGTGCCATTG GGACGGGTTTGGTTATTGGATCCGGCACGAGTCTTGCCAGGTCAGGCCCAGCCAGCTTATTCATCTCGTATGTGGTCATGGGTACAGTCTGCTGTGGCGTGATG ATGGCCCTAGGTGAAATGTCAACAAAGTATCCATCTAAAAAGGGTTTTGCTGGTCACGCCACTCGATGTGTCGATCCCGCTTTCGGCTTTTGTACTGCCCTTGTCTATCTTTGTAAA TACCTTATCATTTCCCCTAACCAGATTGTCGCTGGTTCCCTCGTCATCCGTTATTGGAATGACTCCATCAACGGCGCCGCCTGGGTAACTATTTTTATCGTATTCGTCATTGCCATCAACTGTCTCGGTGTCAAGTGGTTTGGCGAGATTGAGTTTTGGTTATCCTTCACCAAGATCATCACGCTCACTGGCTTGATCTTGTTGGCACTCATAATTGACCTTGGAGGAGTGCCAGGACAAGAAAGGATCGGATTTAGGTACTGGGAGCACGGGAGGGCATTTAAAGCGTACAAGGCGACGGGTGATTTGGGAAAGTTTCTGGGATTTGTGAATGCTTTGGTGTTGGCGCTTTTTGCGTACATAGGTACCGAATTGATTGGTGTCACTGTTGGCGAGGCAAAG AACCCACGAAAAACTGTCCCCTCTGCTATTCGTAAAACTTTTCTCCGTATCATTTTCTTCTATGTCCTCTCCTCACTCCTAGTCGGTATGATCGTtgattcttcctcgcctttGCTTGCCCAAGCTGCGAAGAAGGGTACCTCGGGTGGTGCTAGCGCATCTCCTTTCGTTGTCGCTATTGAGTCTGCGGGTATCAAGGTTCTGCCCGCTATAATAAACGCTTG CATCTTGATTTTCACCATCTCCGCCGCCAACTCTGATCAGTACATTGCCTCTCGAACACTCTACGGTATGGCCAAGGACGGAAGTATGCCCCGCATTTTTACCAAGTGTACTAGCCGAGGTGTCCCCTGGGTAGCTTTCATTTTTACCGCCATGTTCATGGGTTTGGCGTATCTTGTTGCCAGCAGCGATGCGCTTTCTGTATTCAATTACTTTGTCAACTCTGTCACAATCTTTGGTGGACTTACTTGG atctccatcctctcttcccacgTTGCCTTCATGCGCGGAATGAAAGCTCAAGGCATCTCACGAGACTCTCTTCCTTACAAgtctccttttcagccaTACTTCACCTACTGCTCCTTATTTCTTACCTGTCTCGtttgcttcttcaaggGCTTTGACGGCTTTATGCCTTGGGACTACAAGTCATTCATCACCAATTACATCGGTATCCCGATCTATGTCTTTGCTTATATTGGTTTCAAGG TGATCCGAAAAACTAAGGCGGTCAAGATGTGGGAGATGGACCTTACTACTGGTGCTCGAGAGTTCCACGATCTGAATGAAGaaacggaagaagagcaacaATACAAGTCGATGTCATTCAAGCAGAAAGTAATCTATCAAATCAAAAACTGGTAA
- a CDS encoding hypothetical protein (HMMPfam hit to HCO3_cotransp, HCO3- transporter family, score: -331.6, E(): 6.1e-10), translating into MSPTRRHSQISPRSHPPLSPTLSRTTTRPRPVPPPNPPEPPLTLLHPSQSYPTSPDEFRRSYEGFDSTGTKRSWIWNIGRGMRKDVVNRLPWYWSDWVDAWNYRVIPSTWFIFFANVLPGLAFSLDLIETTGQYGVQEVLLASFMAAFMASFFGGQPLLISGVTGPITVFNKTIYDIFERNKTDGPNYLHFVGWVYLWAAIFHWVAAILNAVQGLKYVTKFSCETFGFYVSAVYVQYGIQVVTRQFRQTSTTSAFLGIILALITLVLPHYFNALARSGYVNKQFRRFCADYGMPITIIAITGLAYWGRFDQYVLEDGMTLPTTASSFKPAGERAWLVRFWQLEGKWVGVAFPFGLVLFILFYFDANVSSLIAQGSEYPLKKPAAFHWDFFILGITTFIAGLLGIPAPNGLIPQAPLHTASLVIMGYEDASSASSVVTLQTGEEGNQAVQLDNMEGGGVKNNNARGYDGQSTRQRRMSNGINERKMDKRREIPVAVVEQRVSNLAQGCLCLILMTKPFEHVLGLIPKGVLAGLFWYMGSDALLSSGVTAKMLYLVRDRRATSPSEPLRRVRKSRIIIFTVIELIGFGATFAITQTIAAIGFPVIIMLLVPLRWFLVPRLGFTEEELGILDGAVASEFTMESVGGSR; encoded by the exons ATGTCTCCGACTCGCAGACATTCGCAGATATCCCCTCGTTCTCATCCCCCCCTCTCCCCGACTCTGTCGAGAACAACAACTCGTCCCCGCCCTGTGCCCCCTCCCAATCCCCCAGAGCCTCCTCTAACGCTACTCCATCCGTCACAGTCGTATCCCACTTCTCCTGATGAATTTAGGCGCTCATACGAAGGCTTTGACAGCACTGGGACGAAGCGGTCGTGGATATGGAATATCGGTAGGGGTATGCGCAAAGATGTTGTCAATCGGTTGCCCTGGTATTGGAGTGATTGGGTCGATGCTTGGAATTATAGGGTCATACCTTCTACCTGG TTCATTTTCTTTGCAAAT GTTCTGCCAGGTCTGGCATTTTCACTAGATCTCATT GAAACAACTGGACAGTATGGCGTCCAAGAAGTATTGCTCGCATCT TTTATGGCGGCGTTTATGGCGTCGTTTTTTGGGGGTCAACCACTACTGATCTCTGGGGTCACTGGTCCCATCACAGTCTTCAACAAGACCATATATGACATATTTGAAAGGAACAAAACAGATGGGCCCAATTATCTTCACTTCGTTGGATGGGTTTATCTCTGGGCTGCCATCTTTCACTGGGTTGCTGCCATCCTTAATG CTGTTCAGGGTCTCAAGTATGTCACGAAATTCTCCTGCGAAACATTCGGATTTTATGTATCTGCCGTCTATGTGCAATATGGAATCCAAGTCGTAACACGCCAATTTAGACAAACCTCAACAACGAGTGCTTTTCTCGGCATTAT CCTTGCCCTTATAACACTCGTTCTACCTCATTACTTCAACGCTCTCGCTAGGTCCGGCTACGTCAATAAGCAATTTCGGAGGTTCTGCGCAGATTATGGGATGCCAATCACAATCATAGCCATTACAGGTCTAGCGTACTGGGGGAGATTTGATCA ATACGTCTTGGAAGATGGCATGACTTTGCCCACGACTGCTTCATCATTTAAGCCCGCTGGAGAAAGAGCCTGGCTAGTACGCTTTTGGCAGTTGGAGGGGAAGTGGGTCGGTGTCGCATTTCCGTTCGGTCTAGTGCTCTTTATTCTGTTCTATTTCGACGCAAATGTATCG TCATTGATTGCACAAGGTTCAGAATATCCTTTGAAGAAACCTGCGGCATTCCATTGGGACTTCTTCATACTCGGTATCACGACTTTCATTGCAGGATTACTTGGTATTCCTGCTCCTAACG GTCTAATTCCTCAAGCGCCCCTGCATACAGCTTCATTAGTCATTATGGGCTACGAGGACGCCTCTAGTGCGTCTTCCGTTGTTACTCTCCAgactggagaagaagggaacCAGGCTGTCCAGCTTGATAATATGGAAGGTGGCGGAGTGAAAAACAACAATGCCAGAGGATATGATGGTCAATCGACAAGACAAAGGCGTATGAGCAATGGGATTAACGAGCGGAAAATGGataagagaagagaaattCCTGTGGCCGTGGTCGAGCAACGGGTATCTAATCTGGCTCAAGGATGCCTCT GCCTTATTCTCATGACCAAGCCTTTCGAACACGTTTTGGGACTTATCCCAAAAGGCGTCTTAGCTGGCCTATTC TGGTATATGGGCTCCGACGCTCTCCTGTCTTCCGGAGTGACTGCTAAAATGCTGTATCTGGTGCGGGATCGACGCGCAACGTCACCTTCAGAGCCCTTGCGTCGCGTACGGAAAAGTAGAATAATAATATTTACCGTGATTGAACTGATAGGTTTTGGCGCTACATTCGCTATCACACAA ACCATTGCAGCAATTGGTTTTCCCGTTATTATCATGCTACTTGTCCCGCTGAGGTGGTTTTTAGTTCCCCGGCTTGGATttactgaagaagagctgggAATCCTGGATGGCGCCGTTGCTAGTGAATTC ACTATGGAATCTGTTGGGGGATCTCGTTGA